The proteins below come from a single Methanothrix thermoacetophila PT genomic window:
- a CDS encoding 2-amino-3,7-dideoxy-D-threo-hept-6-ulosonate synthase, with translation MSEIGKRVRLERIMDRDSGNTVIIPLDHGISVGPIQGLANLPEMVDKVAKGGANAVLQQKGMVRHGHRGYGRDIGLIVHMSASTSLGPDPNNKVQVAMVEEALKLGADAVSVHINIGSETEAEQLHFLGMVSERCDFWGMPLVAMMYPRGKNITNPNAPDVVAHAARAGAELGADIIKTNYTGSPDSFRDVVAGCPVPVVIAGGPKTATDLEFLQMIEGAMKAGARGVAIGRNVFQHRDPTRMTRAICAIVHHGRSAEEAASILSER, from the coding sequence ATGAGCGAGATTGGCAAACGTGTTCGTCTGGAAAGAATCATGGACAGGGACAGCGGGAACACCGTGATAATACCTCTCGATCACGGGATATCCGTCGGCCCGATACAGGGGCTTGCGAACTTGCCTGAGATGGTCGATAAGGTTGCGAAGGGCGGAGCAAATGCGGTGCTCCAGCAGAAGGGGATGGTCAGGCATGGGCATCGCGGCTACGGCAGGGATATAGGCCTGATAGTCCACATGTCAGCCTCCACCTCCCTCGGTCCTGATCCGAACAACAAGGTCCAGGTGGCCATGGTGGAGGAGGCACTAAAGCTCGGAGCAGACGCGGTGAGCGTCCACATAAATATCGGCTCCGAGACAGAGGCAGAGCAGCTCCACTTCCTGGGGATGGTCTCTGAGAGGTGCGACTTCTGGGGCATGCCGCTGGTCGCGATGATGTACCCCCGCGGCAAGAATATAACAAACCCGAACGCTCCGGATGTCGTGGCGCACGCAGCCAGAGCAGGCGCCGAGCTCGGAGCTGACATAATAAAGACGAACTACACAGGATCTCCGGATAGCTTCAGGGATGTCGTGGCAGGTTGCCCGGTGCCTGTGGTCATAGCAGGCGGCCCGAAGACAGCGACAGACCTGGAGTTCCTCCAGATGATCGAGGGCGCGATGAAGGCGGGCGCGAGAGGCGTCGCGATAGGCAGAAACGTCTTCCAGCACAGGGATCCGACGCGCATGACCAGGGCGATATGCGCCATAGTGCATCATGGGAGAAGCGCAGAGGAGGCGGCGAGTATACTGAGCGAGAGGTAA
- a CDS encoding ArsR/SmtB family transcription factor: MFGLDPVELLDVLGNENRRRILQLLSFRPFYFNEIAKRLDVGPKAVIDHLGVLEAAGLIECYRDERRRKYFRLARNVVLEVALASHSYGVRVYALSCPSMERESDCRDLRAIHEELSALAAEMDRLRMMMADVATRELELRQRAMRAIEECATDEIEEELLFSLLSGSSTEEMLAERLKMPPAVVRESLARLESRGLVRFENGSWSI, from the coding sequence GTGTTCGGCTTGGATCCGGTCGAGCTGCTTGATGTTCTTGGAAACGAGAACAGGAGGCGCATACTTCAGCTCCTCTCATTCCGACCATTCTACTTCAATGAGATAGCCAAGAGGCTCGATGTCGGACCGAAGGCTGTTATTGATCACCTTGGAGTTCTGGAAGCAGCCGGGCTGATCGAGTGCTACAGGGATGAGAGGAGGCGCAAGTACTTCCGGCTGGCGAGAAATGTCGTCCTGGAGGTCGCGCTGGCGTCGCACTCATATGGGGTGAGGGTCTATGCGCTCTCCTGTCCATCTATGGAGAGGGAGTCGGACTGCCGCGATCTCAGAGCGATACATGAGGAGCTCTCAGCGCTCGCAGCCGAGATGGACAGGCTTAGAATGATGATGGCAGATGTTGCAACGAGGGAGCTGGAGCTGCGCCAGAGGGCGATGAGAGCGATAGAGGAGTGCGCGACCGATGAGATCGAGGAGGAACTGCTCTTCTCACTCCTATCAGGCAGCTCAACAGAGGAGATGCTCGCTGAAAGGCTCAAGATGCCCCCAGCGGTTGTGAGAGAATCGCTCGCAAGGCTTGAGTCGAGGGGGCTGGTGCGCTTCGAGAATGGCTCCTGGAGCATTTAA
- a CDS encoding CDC48 family AAA ATPase, producing the protein MNDQIVLRVAEAYHRDAGKSIARISLDVINRLGLKNGDVVEIQGRNKVCALAWPGNPGDAPDIIRIDGNLRSNLGVGIDDRVFVRRTEVKPARRVLLAPTRSIRLIGGPQYLLRILEGRPVTKGEQIRIEMITNYLMMVVVSTTPPGPVVITRDTVINITSEQIEGFQFRDVTYEDIGGLSREIRAIREMVELPLRHPEVFQKLGITPPKGVLLHGPPGTGKTLIARAVASETDATFTAISGPEIMSRYYGESEQRLRQIFEDAQKSAPSIIFIDEIDSIAPKREEVLGDLERRVVAQLLSLMDGLTSRGEVIVIAATNRPNALDPALRRGGRFDREVEIGIPNKNGRLEILYVHTRGMPLDDSLDLSEIAEMTHGFVGADLASLCKEAAMHTISRILPDLDIEEEIPPEILDQLKVSREDFLAAMKKIEPSAMREVLVEIPEVHWSDIGGLEDAKQALREAVEWPIMYPEAFEAVGIRPPRGVLLYGPPGTGKTMIARAVATESGINFISIKGPELMSKWVGESERAVREVFRKAKQAAPALIFFDEIDSIVPARDSGRDSHVTERVVSQLLTEIDGLVELKDVVVLAATNRPDLIDPSLLRPGRFDRMIYIQMPDLAARKKIFEIYMRKMPVAGDVNIDELAARTDGYTGADIEMICREAGMLALREKIQPGMKRESLLLSQIQVRRDHFERAYQNIKPHMPPETLKEYLRIMEMFGSG; encoded by the coding sequence ATGAATGATCAGATAGTTCTCAGAGTGGCAGAGGCATACCACAGGGATGCGGGTAAGAGCATAGCCAGGATCAGTCTGGATGTAATTAACAGGCTGGGGCTCAAGAACGGCGACGTGGTTGAGATCCAGGGAAGGAACAAGGTATGCGCCCTGGCATGGCCCGGAAACCCGGGAGATGCGCCTGACATAATAAGAATCGACGGAAACCTGAGATCGAATCTGGGTGTGGGGATAGACGACAGGGTCTTCGTAAGACGGACTGAGGTAAAACCCGCGAGAAGGGTGCTGCTCGCTCCGACGAGGAGCATAAGGCTGATAGGCGGACCGCAGTACCTCCTCAGGATCCTGGAGGGGAGGCCGGTCACAAAGGGCGAGCAGATACGGATAGAGATGATCACGAACTACCTGATGATGGTGGTTGTGAGCACAACTCCTCCAGGGCCTGTCGTCATAACCAGAGACACCGTCATAAACATAACGAGCGAGCAGATCGAGGGCTTCCAGTTCAGAGACGTCACCTACGAGGATATCGGCGGTCTGAGCAGGGAGATCCGAGCGATACGTGAGATGGTTGAGCTGCCCCTCAGACACCCTGAGGTCTTCCAGAAGCTCGGCATAACGCCTCCAAAAGGTGTTTTGCTCCACGGTCCACCTGGTACCGGCAAGACGCTCATTGCCAGGGCTGTGGCAAGCGAGACCGACGCGACATTCACGGCCATATCCGGCCCGGAGATCATGTCCAGGTACTACGGAGAGAGCGAGCAGCGACTGAGGCAGATCTTCGAAGATGCGCAGAAGAGCGCGCCATCGATAATCTTCATCGATGAGATAGACTCGATAGCCCCCAAGAGGGAGGAGGTACTGGGAGATCTCGAAAGGAGGGTCGTCGCGCAGCTCCTCTCGCTCATGGATGGTCTCACATCCAGGGGAGAGGTGATAGTTATTGCTGCGACGAACCGCCCAAACGCTCTCGATCCTGCCCTCCGGCGCGGCGGAAGGTTTGACAGGGAGGTCGAGATAGGAATTCCGAACAAGAACGGCAGGCTGGAGATACTCTATGTGCATACGAGGGGTATGCCGCTCGATGATTCCCTGGATCTGAGCGAGATCGCCGAGATGACGCATGGGTTTGTGGGAGCGGATCTCGCATCCCTCTGCAAGGAGGCCGCGATGCATACGATAAGCAGGATCCTTCCAGATCTTGATATCGAGGAGGAGATCCCTCCGGAGATACTGGATCAGCTGAAGGTCAGCCGTGAGGACTTTCTCGCTGCGATGAAGAAGATCGAGCCGAGCGCGATGCGCGAGGTCCTTGTGGAGATCCCCGAAGTCCACTGGTCTGACATCGGCGGCCTGGAGGACGCAAAGCAGGCCCTGAGGGAGGCCGTGGAGTGGCCGATAATGTATCCGGAGGCCTTCGAGGCTGTGGGGATAAGGCCTCCGAGAGGAGTTCTCCTGTATGGTCCTCCGGGCACAGGAAAGACCATGATCGCCAGGGCGGTAGCAACAGAGTCTGGGATCAACTTCATAAGCATCAAGGGGCCGGAGCTGATGAGCAAGTGGGTTGGCGAGTCCGAGCGGGCCGTTCGCGAGGTCTTCAGGAAGGCAAAGCAGGCCGCGCCTGCGCTGATATTCTTCGATGAGATAGATTCGATAGTTCCTGCGAGGGACTCAGGCAGGGATTCACACGTCACGGAAAGGGTCGTGAGCCAGCTGCTCACCGAGATCGATGGTCTCGTTGAGCTGAAGGATGTTGTCGTTCTCGCAGCCACGAACAGACCTGACCTGATAGATCCGTCGCTCCTGCGTCCCGGAAGGTTCGACAGGATGATCTACATACAGATGCCGGATCTCGCTGCGCGAAAGAAGATCTTCGAGATATACATGCGAAAGATGCCGGTGGCAGGTGATGTGAATATCGATGAGCTTGCCGCCAGAACCGATGGATACACTGGCGCGGACATAGAGATGATATGCAGGGAGGCAGGAATGCTTGCCCTGAGAGAGAAGATCCAGCCAGGCATGAAGCGCGAGTCACTGCTGCTGAGCCAGATCCAGGTGAGAAGGGACCACTTCGAGAGGGCTTATCAGAATATAAAGCCCCACATGCCACCGGAGACGTTGAAGGAGTACCTGAGGATAATGGAGATGTTTGGCAGCGGCTGA